The Candidatus Methylacidiphilales bacterium genome includes a window with the following:
- a CDS encoding NAD(P)-dependent glycerol-3-phosphate dehydrogenase produces the protein MKKTITVLGAGAWGRTLSRLLQNNGHTVHLRHHDDLSPWPDQDGLMIAIPVQHIRHTINQLPPPHTPICSLSKGIEIGTGKRVTQIIRETWPDSLPLAVLSGPNLAHEITQGLPAASTLAAEDTPTAIFWQTLLHQPLFRIYRCPDIIGVELGGALKNIYAIAGGVCRGLGLGENALAALLTRSSAEMTRIGLILGGQLDTFRGLSGIGDLFLTATSRHSRNARVGELLVQGKPLPEILQSLGGVAEGVTTARAIYNDPRLTNCEKPIANEIYAMLYENKPVQKAVEDLLDRIPSVEN, from the coding sequence GTGAAAAAAACCATCACCGTCCTCGGTGCTGGAGCTTGGGGACGCACCCTCTCACGCCTACTCCAAAATAACGGACACACCGTCCACCTCCGCCACCACGACGACCTCTCTCCCTGGCCAGACCAAGACGGGCTCATGATCGCAATCCCCGTCCAACACATACGCCACACAATCAATCAACTCCCCCCACCGCACACCCCGATTTGCTCCCTCAGCAAAGGCATTGAAATAGGCACCGGAAAACGCGTCACCCAAATCATCCGAGAAACATGGCCCGATAGCCTCCCCCTTGCCGTCCTCAGCGGTCCCAACCTCGCCCACGAAATTACCCAAGGACTACCAGCCGCCTCCACCTTAGCCGCAGAAGACACCCCTACTGCAATATTCTGGCAGACACTTCTCCATCAACCGCTCTTTCGCATCTATCGTTGCCCCGACATCATCGGCGTCGAGCTCGGCGGCGCTCTCAAAAACATTTACGCCATAGCAGGCGGTGTCTGCCGCGGACTCGGCCTCGGAGAAAACGCCCTCGCCGCCCTACTCACCCGTAGCTCTGCTGAAATGACCCGCATCGGCCTCATCCTAGGTGGACAACTCGACACCTTCCGAGGCCTCAGCGGCATCGGTGACCTCTTCCTCACGGCCACCAGCCGCCACAGCCGCAACGCTCGCGTCGGTGAACTCCTCGTCCAAGGAAAACCCCTCCCTGAAATCCTGCAATCCTTGGGCGGCGTCGCAGAAGGAGTTACCACAGCCCGCGCCATCTACAACGATCCCCGTCTAACCAACTGCGAAAAACCCATCGCCAACGAAATCTACGCCATGCTCTACGAAAACAAACCAGTTCAAAAAGCCGTCGAAGATCTCCTCGACCGCATCCCATCAGTAGAAAACTAA
- the plsY gene encoding glycerol-3-phosphate 1-O-acyltransferase PlsY, which translates to MEGPLQNPFLLFFTSFIFIGAYLIGSIPFGFLIAKLWKIDIRLHGSKNIGATNVWRVMGKKWGILVFILDFLKGYLPILLLLTFWNREAEINDHTLAVIAAIALILGHNHPIWLDFKGGKGIATSAGILVALMPWSFLAAFSCWLIGFAITRIVSVGSILACIALPLSTFFTYRNEPILLFFSLVAGSLGLLRHKSNISRLWAGEEKPLTSGPEKPS; encoded by the coding sequence ATGGAAGGCCCCCTTCAAAACCCGTTCCTCCTCTTCTTCACCAGCTTCATTTTCATCGGAGCCTACCTCATCGGCTCGATCCCCTTCGGCTTCCTCATCGCCAAACTCTGGAAAATAGACATCCGCCTCCACGGCAGCAAAAACATCGGAGCCACCAACGTCTGGCGCGTCATGGGCAAAAAATGGGGCATCCTCGTTTTCATCCTAGATTTTCTCAAAGGTTACCTCCCCATCCTTCTCCTACTCACCTTTTGGAACCGCGAAGCCGAAATAAACGACCACACCCTAGCAGTCATCGCCGCCATAGCTCTAATCCTCGGCCACAACCACCCAATCTGGCTCGACTTCAAAGGTGGAAAAGGCATAGCGACTTCAGCAGGCATCCTAGTCGCCCTCATGCCATGGAGTTTCCTCGCAGCATTCAGCTGCTGGCTCATCGGCTTTGCAATCACACGAATCGTCTCAGTAGGCTCTATCCTCGCCTGCATAGCCCTGCCACTTTCCACTTTTTTCACCTATCGAAACGAACCCATCTTACTCTTTTTCAGCCTTGTTGCAGGCAGCCTCGGTCTACTGCGCCACAAAAGCAACATTTCCCGACTCTGGGCAGGCGAGGAAAAACCACTCACCTCTGGCCCCGAAAAACCATCGTGA
- the priA gene encoding primosomal protein N', whose protein sequence is MKETDLFVGWEEDDERPRMGERGGMGRIARVVPESHVDGVFDYLVPERWRGELTIGAKVRVSLGRRMVCGYIVDWAEEGACGRREGLKEISGIADSVYHLPAVLVEMAQWIAEYYCAPLGAVMRCVLPQVVANERGPLLRLRVELVRCWDAEAVEREGALRSPQQRAALSFLKERGGAAWIHEAIEQSGVRREVWRRLEKKGWVRIFAAAKGRETWGQVEGIRGDGVELNAEQRAALQAVFAEGKPVLLWGVTGSGKTEVYCEAIRRVLEAGQSALVLVPEVGLTPQIMARFQQRLWEWRESLAVWHSYMSDGERYDAWLRIKRGIARIVVGARSAIFAPMKDLGLIVVDEEHEQSYKNEECPNYHARDLAVWRGKRERARVVLGSATPSLESWYNAQRGKYRLVELKKRFGGQALPVVHVLDQRRTKGALIHPMLKTAVEETIKRGEQVILLLNRRGYAPVLQCEDCGEVVMCPHCSVALNYHRAREKLVCHLCDHQEERPPACRACGSVKLRLAGAGTQRLEEAIGNLFPAARIRRVDADSMRRKGAFQHALRAMEGGEVDILLGTQMIAKGLHFPQVSCVGVIHADQALHMPDFRAAERVFQLITQVAGRSGRSDRLGEVYVQTNTPYHSAIQLARHHDYRGFVEEELEFRRALNYPPWTRAVLITFSGPVEEKTRWVAEQINLRLRERLVKCAVVPEAPSPAPIHKVKDRYRYHIFIKTQQVRQTARELRDVLSGQTWPDGIRCTVDVDPYDLL, encoded by the coding sequence ATGAAAGAGACGGATTTGTTTGTAGGGTGGGAGGAGGATGATGAGAGGCCGCGGATGGGCGAGCGGGGAGGGATGGGGCGGATTGCTCGTGTGGTGCCTGAATCGCACGTGGATGGGGTTTTTGATTACCTTGTGCCGGAGCGGTGGCGGGGCGAGCTTACGATTGGGGCGAAAGTGCGTGTGAGTCTTGGACGACGGATGGTGTGTGGGTATATTGTGGATTGGGCGGAGGAAGGTGCTTGTGGAAGACGCGAAGGATTAAAGGAGATTTCTGGGATAGCGGATTCTGTTTATCATCTGCCGGCAGTGCTGGTGGAGATGGCTCAGTGGATTGCGGAATATTACTGTGCACCATTGGGAGCGGTGATGCGGTGTGTATTGCCTCAGGTTGTGGCGAACGAGAGAGGGCCGTTGTTGCGGTTGCGCGTGGAACTGGTGCGGTGCTGGGATGCGGAGGCAGTGGAAAGAGAGGGGGCTTTACGTTCACCTCAGCAGCGGGCTGCACTCTCATTTTTGAAGGAGCGCGGTGGGGCGGCTTGGATCCATGAGGCTATCGAGCAGAGCGGCGTGCGAAGAGAGGTGTGGCGGAGATTGGAAAAGAAAGGTTGGGTACGAATTTTTGCTGCTGCCAAGGGGCGAGAGACGTGGGGGCAGGTCGAGGGGATTCGAGGTGATGGCGTCGAGCTGAATGCAGAGCAACGAGCTGCGTTGCAGGCTGTGTTTGCGGAGGGGAAGCCTGTGCTTTTATGGGGCGTGACGGGGAGCGGAAAGACGGAGGTGTATTGCGAGGCGATTCGGAGGGTGCTCGAGGCGGGACAAAGCGCGTTAGTGCTTGTGCCTGAGGTGGGATTGACGCCGCAGATCATGGCTAGATTTCAGCAGCGGCTTTGGGAGTGGCGTGAGAGTCTGGCCGTGTGGCATAGTTATATGAGCGATGGGGAACGGTATGATGCTTGGTTGCGCATCAAGCGCGGGATAGCGAGGATAGTGGTCGGTGCGCGATCTGCGATTTTTGCGCCGATGAAAGATTTGGGGTTGATTGTGGTAGATGAGGAGCATGAGCAGAGCTACAAAAACGAGGAGTGTCCGAATTATCATGCAAGGGATTTAGCTGTGTGGAGGGGAAAGCGGGAGAGAGCAAGGGTGGTCTTGGGATCGGCTACCCCATCGCTCGAGTCTTGGTATAACGCACAGCGAGGAAAATATCGTCTTGTTGAGTTAAAGAAGCGCTTCGGCGGCCAGGCGTTGCCTGTAGTGCATGTATTGGATCAAAGAAGGACTAAGGGGGCTTTGATTCATCCGATGCTGAAAACTGCTGTGGAGGAGACTATAAAACGCGGGGAGCAGGTGATATTGTTGTTGAATCGTCGCGGGTATGCGCCGGTTTTACAGTGTGAAGATTGTGGAGAGGTAGTGATGTGCCCGCACTGCAGTGTGGCCTTGAACTATCATCGAGCGAGGGAAAAACTGGTGTGTCATTTGTGCGATCATCAGGAGGAGCGGCCTCCTGCATGCAGAGCTTGTGGAAGCGTGAAGTTGCGACTTGCTGGGGCTGGGACGCAGCGGTTGGAAGAGGCGATTGGGAATCTGTTTCCTGCGGCGAGAATTCGACGTGTGGATGCTGATAGCATGCGTCGTAAAGGAGCATTTCAGCATGCCTTAAGAGCTATGGAGGGCGGTGAGGTAGACATTTTATTGGGAACGCAAATGATTGCAAAGGGGTTGCATTTTCCCCAGGTATCCTGCGTCGGGGTAATACACGCGGACCAAGCGCTTCACATGCCGGATTTCCGAGCCGCTGAGCGTGTGTTTCAATTGATCACACAAGTGGCAGGACGAAGTGGCCGAAGTGATCGCTTAGGGGAAGTCTATGTGCAAACTAACACTCCGTATCATTCTGCGATTCAGTTGGCACGGCATCATGACTATAGGGGATTTGTGGAGGAGGAGCTAGAATTCCGACGTGCATTGAATTATCCGCCGTGGACGAGAGCGGTGTTGATAACATTTAGTGGCCCTGTCGAAGAGAAGACGCGATGGGTTGCAGAGCAGATTAATTTGAGGTTGAGGGAAAGGCTAGTGAAATGCGCCGTTGTGCCAGAGGCTCCTAGCCCAGCTCCAATTCACAAGGTGAAGGATCGATATAGGTATCATATTTTTATCAAGACTCAGCAAGTTAGGCAGACCGCTAGGGAGTTGCGCGATGTGCTGTCGGGTCAGACTTGGCCTGACGGTATACGATGCACTGTGGATGTCGATCCGTATGATTTGTTGTGA
- a CDS encoding serine protease: MKCLCLPRLLFSAGLFLLLLNEWIWAAPAEGTQNPAKEAVLYVLPIRDDIEQTMVYKVRRGVKEAMENRAVALIIHMETNGGRLDSLEEIIKVLERFAPRERLYTYVDSKAFSAGAFIAAATPNIYMSPTAVIGAATPVMISPGGNAEGLPKSYEEKISSAVRAQVRAIAEKNGHRPEVFDAMVDRDQGLIIDGKEIVPKGKVLTLTATEACEVVGGRPLLASGVVENLDAMIAKVAKDLSLEGYRVVTFKPTGFEQLGRLVTMMAPVLLSLAFILGYIEFKTPGFGIFGTLAVICAVIFFFGHMVAGLSGYEPLVLFFLGVALILLEFLVFPGLILPGLVGIVLVVGAVIYSMADLYPSLEGISWPTVQNLRLPFYTLFQAFGLTTLAVLLIARYFPKRILFQNLERATFSGAGYDQGASEKIKGMGEKQPSLLGMTGQAITPLRPAGVAVFDGQRKDVITQGDFIEKGSSVRVVAVEGTKLIVTKI; this comes from the coding sequence ATGAAGTGCTTGTGTTTGCCTCGTCTGTTATTTTCGGCCGGGCTATTCCTACTGTTACTAAACGAATGGATTTGGGCGGCTCCCGCAGAGGGAACCCAAAACCCTGCGAAAGAAGCGGTCTTATACGTTTTACCCATACGCGACGATATCGAACAGACCATGGTCTATAAAGTGCGTCGCGGTGTAAAAGAAGCCATGGAAAACAGAGCTGTCGCGTTGATTATCCACATGGAAACCAACGGAGGACGTCTTGATTCCCTTGAAGAAATTATCAAAGTGTTGGAGCGATTTGCACCGAGGGAGCGATTATATACGTATGTGGACTCGAAGGCATTTTCTGCCGGAGCATTTATAGCCGCGGCGACGCCCAACATCTACATGAGCCCGACAGCAGTCATCGGAGCCGCTACACCAGTGATGATCAGTCCTGGAGGCAATGCTGAAGGGCTTCCAAAGAGCTATGAAGAAAAAATCAGCTCAGCTGTGAGGGCACAGGTTCGTGCCATTGCTGAAAAGAACGGCCACCGCCCAGAGGTTTTTGATGCGATGGTCGATCGGGATCAAGGGCTTATTATCGATGGCAAAGAAATAGTGCCTAAAGGCAAAGTCCTGACCTTGACTGCTACTGAAGCTTGCGAAGTCGTAGGAGGGAGACCCTTACTTGCAAGCGGAGTGGTGGAAAATCTTGATGCAATGATAGCTAAAGTGGCGAAAGATTTGAGCTTGGAAGGGTATCGGGTTGTTACATTTAAGCCCACCGGGTTTGAACAACTCGGTCGCCTAGTCACGATGATGGCGCCAGTGCTGCTCAGTCTGGCGTTTATCCTAGGGTATATTGAGTTTAAAACTCCAGGGTTTGGGATTTTTGGAACACTTGCTGTGATTTGTGCAGTTATCTTTTTCTTTGGCCACATGGTTGCGGGCTTGAGTGGATATGAGCCACTTGTGTTATTTTTCCTGGGGGTCGCATTGATTTTGCTCGAGTTTTTAGTTTTCCCCGGACTCATATTACCAGGGCTAGTCGGAATTGTCTTAGTGGTCGGTGCCGTTATTTACTCTATGGCAGATTTATATCCGAGTCTTGAGGGAATAAGCTGGCCGACAGTGCAGAATTTGCGATTGCCTTTTTACACGCTTTTTCAAGCGTTTGGGTTGACGACGCTGGCAGTGCTACTGATTGCGCGATACTTTCCGAAACGTATATTATTTCAAAATCTAGAACGTGCCACATTCAGCGGAGCGGGCTACGATCAAGGTGCTTCAGAAAAAATAAAGGGCATGGGAGAAAAACAACCCTCGCTTCTTGGCATGACTGGCCAAGCAATCACCCCGCTGCGTCCCGCAGGAGTTGCAGTATTCGACGGGCAACGTAAGGATGTGATCACCCAAGGGGACTTTATTGAAAAAGGATCCTCCGTACGAGTAGTCGCGGTGGAAGGGACGAAGCTTATCGTCACTAAGATTTGA
- a CDS encoding adenylate/guanylate cyclase domain-containing protein, producing the protein MSSASKPPSSGVLNESWRYNIAEYAIRITLPTLTLVGLCFWWTPWPSAEIRQILALLLSLGMTAPIILAAFWLHTYTWIRDLIPLLSLSVGLFSLKIPISLAEHLWIGIAAIWLILENILHRYAQQSHAPIRTLLANLATQGLRILTVFALYTAILPSETLHFSSLHSSLDSIQVETGSLFLIAALFTIMLSLILHQTLVAYRAARLKSIGQTLENLTSWSLDTHIIRSAIKQSDDLPHTMQPTTKTIMMGDIRGFTSFCERTPTETVVSILEKSYTIIEDTVAEFGGAKCEFIADAFLTSFTKPSAAIDCALELSRKIHTVLAPYQLGMGIGITHGPVLEGIVGGQNSKKYTLIGHTVNAAARIQGEAEAGEILATEEVIRTAKSTQLFQPLGELQLKGITHPLKVYSARIYTASQSS; encoded by the coding sequence ATGAGCTCAGCATCCAAACCCCCATCCAGCGGTGTCTTAAATGAAAGTTGGCGCTACAACATAGCCGAATACGCCATCCGCATTACGCTACCCACCCTCACTCTCGTTGGGTTGTGCTTTTGGTGGACACCTTGGCCTTCAGCCGAAATCCGACAGATTTTAGCACTCCTGCTGAGTCTCGGCATGACAGCTCCAATCATTCTAGCAGCTTTCTGGCTACACACTTATACGTGGATACGCGACTTGATACCGCTGCTATCGCTATCCGTTGGTTTGTTTTCCCTAAAAATTCCCATATCCCTTGCCGAACATCTTTGGATTGGGATTGCGGCAATCTGGTTAATCTTGGAAAATATATTACACCGATACGCTCAACAGTCTCATGCTCCAATCCGCACGCTACTGGCCAATCTCGCTACCCAAGGCCTGCGTATCCTCACTGTTTTTGCCCTTTATACTGCCATCCTCCCTTCTGAGACACTTCACTTTTCCTCACTTCATTCTTCTCTTGACTCTATACAAGTCGAAACTGGCTCTCTATTTCTCATCGCTGCATTATTCACGATCATGCTAAGTCTCATCCTACATCAGACGCTCGTTGCCTACCGTGCCGCACGCCTAAAAAGCATCGGACAGACATTGGAAAATCTTACCTCATGGAGCTTGGATACCCACATCATACGCTCTGCAATCAAACAATCCGATGATTTACCCCACACTATGCAGCCCACCACGAAAACAATCATGATGGGAGACATCCGTGGATTCACATCCTTCTGCGAACGCACACCCACGGAGACAGTCGTCTCGATATTGGAAAAAAGTTACACCATCATCGAAGATACCGTAGCCGAATTCGGCGGTGCTAAGTGTGAATTCATCGCCGACGCCTTCTTAACCTCTTTTACTAAGCCCAGCGCCGCGATAGACTGCGCTCTAGAACTCTCTCGAAAAATCCACACCGTCCTCGCCCCATATCAACTCGGAATGGGCATCGGCATCACCCATGGACCTGTCCTCGAGGGCATAGTCGGAGGCCAAAACTCTAAAAAATACACCCTCATAGGACATACCGTGAATGCTGCAGCTAGAATTCAAGGTGAAGCTGAAGCCGGCGAGATCCTCGCTACAGAAGAGGTAATCCGAACTGCCAAATCTACCCAACTTTTTCAACCCCTCGGCGAACTTCAGCTCAAAGGAATCACCCATCCACTAAAAGTCTACTCAGCGCGTATTTACACTGCATCTCAATCCAGCTAG